One window from the genome of Streptomyces sp. NBC_00708 encodes:
- a CDS encoding acyl-CoA dehydrogenase family protein, which produces MAATTHTVSNQPPPLLGHDVFGSDRVLGEAVERHLPPEMLDEARAGLTALGRSAGSAQAASWGTQANENPPRLRTHDRYGHRIDEVEFHPAWHRLLGHAVGAGLTDAWDRPGGHVRRAAGFLVWTQAEAGHGCPLSMTHAAVPALRAEPEVAAAWEPLLTSRVYEEGLRPPTRKAGVLLGMGMTEKQGGSDVRANTTRAEPLSGEGEYLLTGHKWFCSAPMSDGFLVLAQAPGGLTCFLLPRVLPDGTRNPFAIQRLKDKLGNRSNASAEVEFDGTWARRIGEEGQGVRTIIGMVAATRLDCVTGSAALMRQAVAQAVHHTTHRSAFGGPLVDKPLMRNVLADLALESEASTVLAMRLAAAYDDGGESEAAFLRIAVPAAKYWVTKRCTPVVGEALECLGGNGYVEESGMPRLLREAPLNSVWEGSGNVQALDVLRALRREPLALNAFLQEVGRARGADHRLDAAIKDMLTELADLSGIEARARRVVERIALVLQGSLLVRWAPAEVADAFCASRLGGDGGAAFGTLPHTLDLASVVDRARPVED; this is translated from the coding sequence ATGGCAGCCACCACCCACACCGTGTCCAACCAGCCCCCTCCCCTGCTCGGCCATGACGTCTTCGGCTCGGACCGGGTGCTCGGCGAGGCGGTGGAACGCCATCTTCCGCCCGAGATGCTGGACGAGGCCCGAGCGGGGCTGACCGCCCTCGGCCGGTCCGCCGGCTCCGCGCAGGCGGCGTCCTGGGGCACGCAGGCCAACGAGAACCCGCCGAGGCTGCGCACCCATGACCGCTACGGGCACCGGATCGACGAGGTGGAGTTCCATCCGGCCTGGCACCGGCTGCTCGGCCACGCCGTCGGCGCGGGACTGACCGACGCCTGGGACCGGCCGGGCGGGCATGTCCGCCGGGCCGCCGGCTTCCTGGTCTGGACGCAGGCCGAGGCGGGGCACGGCTGCCCGCTCTCGATGACGCACGCGGCGGTGCCCGCCCTGCGCGCCGAGCCGGAGGTGGCCGCCGCGTGGGAGCCGCTGCTGACCTCGCGGGTGTACGAGGAGGGGCTGCGGCCGCCCACGCGGAAGGCCGGGGTGCTGCTGGGGATGGGCATGACGGAGAAGCAGGGCGGCTCGGACGTGCGGGCGAACACCACGCGCGCCGAGCCGCTGTCCGGCGAGGGCGAGTATCTGCTGACCGGGCACAAGTGGTTCTGCTCGGCGCCGATGTCCGACGGCTTCCTGGTCCTCGCGCAGGCCCCCGGCGGGCTCACCTGCTTCCTGCTGCCCCGGGTGCTGCCGGACGGCACCCGCAACCCGTTCGCGATCCAGCGGCTCAAGGACAAGCTGGGCAACCGGTCGAACGCCTCGGCCGAGGTCGAGTTCGACGGGACGTGGGCGCGCCGGATCGGCGAGGAGGGGCAGGGCGTCCGCACGATCATCGGCATGGTGGCGGCGACCCGGCTGGACTGCGTGACCGGTTCGGCGGCGCTGATGCGGCAGGCGGTGGCGCAGGCGGTCCACCACACGACGCACCGGTCCGCGTTCGGCGGCCCGCTCGTGGACAAGCCGCTGATGCGTAATGTGCTGGCCGATCTGGCGCTGGAGTCGGAGGCGTCGACCGTGCTGGCGATGCGGCTCGCGGCGGCGTACGACGACGGGGGCGAGAGCGAGGCGGCGTTCCTGCGGATCGCGGTGCCGGCGGCGAAGTACTGGGTGACCAAGCGGTGCACGCCGGTGGTGGGCGAGGCGCTGGAGTGCCTGGGCGGCAACGGCTACGTGGAGGAATCGGGCATGCCCCGGCTGCTGCGCGAGGCGCCGCTCAACTCGGTCTGGGAGGGCTCCGGGAATGTGCAGGCGCTGGATGTGCTGCGGGCGCTGCGGCGCGAACCGCTCGCGCTGAACGCGTTCCTCCAGGAGGTCGGGCGGGCCCGGGGCGCCGATCACCGGCTGGACGCGGCGATCAAGGACATGCTGACGGAGCTGGCCGACCTGTCGGGGATCGAGGCGCGGGCGCGCCGGGTCGTGGAGCGGATCGCGCTGGTGCTCCAGGGCTCGCTGCTGGTGCGCTGGGCGCCGGCCGAGGTGGCCGACGCCTTCTGCGCGTCGCGCCTGGGCGGGGACGGGGGCGCGGCGTTCGGGACCCTGCCGCACACCCTGGATCTGGCGTCGGTCGTGG
- a CDS encoding YihY/virulence factor BrkB family protein: MLYRNVSKRQLAWQLLKDTVNSCMEYRILGLAAEAAFFTLLSLPPLLLGLIGLLGYVDEWTSTATVASIERNILSAAHTVLSERGVNEFAKPLLADVTTGARPDVISLGFAIALWSGSRAVNVFIDTITVMYGLDGQRGIVKTRMLAFLLYVVALLLGAVVLPLLVVGPDRVVEFIPWGTEVISVLYWPLVIVLSVAFLTTLYHVSVPVRSPWIEDMPGALVALGMWVLGSFLLRIYLTSTVEGPTIYGSLAAPIAVLLWIGISAFAVLVGAAVNAAIDRVWPSVATAAARAANDRVRAAQAAEFVARTQAQSWHGGPADDDDDEDDEDEGDSPYMPSEFPERWSRFLPPDDVKSRLQKPGREKDPDRTNPYDE, encoded by the coding sequence GTGCTCTACCGCAACGTCTCCAAGCGGCAGCTTGCCTGGCAACTGCTCAAGGACACGGTCAACTCGTGCATGGAGTACCGGATCCTGGGACTCGCCGCCGAGGCGGCGTTCTTCACCCTGCTGTCCCTGCCCCCGCTGCTGCTCGGCCTGATCGGTCTGCTCGGTTACGTCGACGAGTGGACGAGCACCGCCACGGTCGCCTCCATCGAGCGCAACATCCTCAGCGCCGCCCACACCGTGCTCTCCGAGCGCGGCGTCAACGAGTTCGCCAAGCCGCTGCTCGCCGACGTCACGACCGGCGCCCGGCCCGATGTGATCTCCCTCGGCTTCGCGATCGCCCTGTGGTCCGGCTCCCGCGCGGTCAATGTCTTCATCGACACGATCACCGTGATGTACGGGCTCGACGGCCAGCGCGGCATAGTCAAGACCCGGATGCTGGCCTTCCTGCTGTACGTCGTGGCGCTGCTGCTGGGCGCGGTCGTGCTGCCGCTGCTCGTGGTCGGGCCGGACCGGGTCGTGGAGTTCATACCGTGGGGGACCGAGGTCATAAGCGTCCTGTACTGGCCGCTCGTGATCGTGCTCTCCGTCGCCTTCCTGACCACCCTCTACCACGTGTCCGTGCCGGTCCGCTCGCCCTGGATCGAGGACATGCCGGGCGCCCTGGTGGCGCTGGGGATGTGGGTGCTGGGCAGCTTCCTGCTCCGGATCTACCTGACCAGTACGGTCGAGGGCCCCACGATCTACGGATCGCTGGCCGCCCCCATCGCGGTATTGCTGTGGATCGGCATCTCCGCCTTCGCGGTGCTCGTGGGCGCCGCCGTCAACGCGGCCATCGACCGCGTCTGGCCCTCCGTCGCCACGGCCGCCGCCCGCGCCGCCAACGACCGGGTGCGCGCCGCCCAGGCCGCCGAGTTCGTGGCCCGCACCCAGGCGCAGAGCTGGCACGGCGGCCCGGCGGACGACGACGATGACGAGGACGACGAGGACGAGGGCGACAGCCCGTACATGCCCTCCGAGTTCCCCGAGCGGTGGTCGCGGTTCCTGCCGCCGGACGACGTGAAGTCCCGCCTCCAGAAGCCCGGCCGCGAGAAGGACCCGGACCGGACGAACCCGTACGACGAGTGA
- a CDS encoding VOC family protein: MTPRLDAIGIVTADLPASLAFYRRLGLAIPAGAESAPHVEVTLPGGGRLMWDTEEIARSLDPGRQPPSGEDRLGLAFLCDSPAEVDAVYADLTGAGHRGHLKPWDAVWGQRYAVVLDPDGCAVSLFAPSDSGH, encoded by the coding sequence ATGACTCCACGACTCGACGCGATCGGCATCGTCACCGCCGACCTGCCCGCATCCCTCGCCTTCTACCGCCGGCTGGGACTCGCCATCCCGGCCGGCGCGGAATCCGCGCCCCATGTGGAGGTGACCCTGCCGGGCGGCGGGCGCCTGATGTGGGACACCGAGGAGATCGCGCGCTCCCTGGACCCCGGCCGGCAGCCGCCGTCCGGCGAGGACCGGCTCGGGCTGGCCTTCCTGTGCGACAGCCCGGCGGAGGTCGACGCGGTCTACGCGGACCTGACGGGTGCCGGCCACCGGGGCCACCTGAAACCGTGGGACGCGGTGTGGGGGCAGCGGTACGCGGTCGTCCTCGATCCGGACGGCTGCGCGGTCTCGCTGTTCGCCCCGTCCGACTCAGGTCACTAG
- a CDS encoding 3-hydroxyacyl-CoA dehydrogenase: MRIRIVGAGAMGRGIAQWAASAGHTVELGDVRAEAVADAVAFVRSMLERAVAKGRMDAADAQAAVERLVVLDDPWAAGPDVELVIEAVREDLATKAEVFGRLEQALPASAVFATNTSSLSVTRIAAVLKDPTRLAGLHFFNPVPLMRIVEVVPGAATRPEIPPLLTSLVEGCGHRAVTVADTPGFLVNHAGRGLVTEALALLEEGVGGPADIDRVARDVLGLRMGPFELMDLTGLDVTAAVIDSIWEGFRYEDRLRPSFLTPNRVTAGLHGRKTGQGWYGYGPEATGPAPEPGVTGDADRPVYVVAPDPAREADAAALREALAAAGAVVENGERPSGDAVVLVPVWGTAVASAVAAHGLPAARTFGVDPLPAAGRRRVLAVTPAADAAAGRDARAVLARAADGEEPFAVSVVRDTAGSVAQRLLASIVSVAASIAERALAAPADIDVAVTTGLGYPVGPLAWGDRIGAARMLELHRALHATTGDPRHRPTRWVTERAALGLALTDPGTSPADVLGAP; the protein is encoded by the coding sequence ATGCGTATCAGGATCGTCGGCGCCGGAGCCATGGGCCGCGGCATCGCCCAGTGGGCGGCCTCGGCCGGACACACCGTCGAGCTGGGCGACGTACGGGCCGAGGCGGTGGCGGACGCGGTCGCCTTCGTACGTTCCATGCTGGAGCGGGCCGTGGCGAAGGGGCGGATGGACGCGGCGGACGCACAGGCGGCCGTGGAGCGGCTGGTTGTGCTGGACGACCCGTGGGCGGCGGGTCCGGACGTGGAGCTGGTGATCGAGGCGGTGCGCGAGGACCTGGCGACCAAGGCCGAGGTGTTCGGGCGTCTGGAGCAGGCCCTGCCCGCCTCCGCCGTGTTCGCCACCAACACCTCCTCGCTGTCCGTGACCCGGATCGCCGCCGTGCTGAAGGACCCGACGCGCCTGGCCGGGCTGCACTTCTTCAACCCGGTGCCGCTGATGCGGATCGTGGAGGTGGTGCCCGGCGCGGCGACCCGGCCGGAGATCCCGCCGCTGCTGACCTCGCTCGTGGAGGGCTGCGGCCACCGCGCGGTGACGGTCGCCGACACCCCGGGCTTCCTGGTCAACCACGCCGGGCGCGGCCTGGTGACCGAGGCGCTCGCGCTGCTGGAGGAGGGCGTCGGCGGGCCCGCGGACATCGACCGCGTCGCGCGGGACGTGCTGGGGCTGCGGATGGGCCCGTTCGAGCTGATGGACCTCACCGGGCTCGATGTGACCGCCGCCGTCATCGACTCCATCTGGGAGGGCTTCCGTTACGAGGACCGGCTGCGCCCCTCCTTCCTCACCCCGAACCGGGTGACGGCCGGGCTGCACGGCCGCAAGACCGGACAGGGCTGGTACGGGTACGGGCCCGAGGCCACCGGGCCCGCGCCGGAGCCGGGGGTCACCGGGGACGCGGACCGCCCGGTGTACGTCGTCGCGCCGGACCCGGCGCGGGAGGCCGACGCGGCGGCGCTCCGCGAGGCGCTGGCCGCGGCGGGCGCCGTGGTGGAGAACGGGGAGCGGCCGTCCGGCGACGCGGTGGTCCTGGTGCCGGTGTGGGGCACGGCCGTCGCCTCGGCCGTGGCCGCGCACGGGCTGCCCGCCGCGCGCACCTTCGGCGTGGACCCGCTGCCGGCGGCCGGGCGCCGCCGGGTCCTCGCGGTGACCCCGGCGGCGGACGCGGCGGCGGGGCGGGACGCCCGCGCGGTGCTGGCGCGGGCGGCGGACGGCGAGGAGCCGTTCGCCGTGTCGGTGGTCCGGGACACGGCGGGCTCGGTCGCGCAGCGGCTGCTCGCCTCGATCGTGTCGGTCGCCGCGTCCATCGCGGAACGCGCGCTCGCCGCCCCGGCCGACATCGACGTGGCCGTCACGACCGGGCTCGGCTACCCGGTGGGCCCGCTGGCCTGGGGCGACCGGATCGGCGCGGCCCGCATGCTGGAGCTGCACCGTGCGCTGCACGCGACGACCGGCGACCCGCGCCACCGCCCGACCCGCTGGGTCACGGAGCGCGCGGCGCTGGGGCTGGCGCTGACGGACCCGGGGACGTCACCGGCGGATGTGCTCGGGGCGCCGTGA
- a CDS encoding LysR family transcriptional regulator: MELRHLAAFLAVAEELHFGRAAKRLQMAQPPLSQQIRRLERELGVQLFERNTRSVRLTSAGESFLQPVRTVLDDLDTAVRAARAAGQGAYGRVRIGFAGASSHETLPLLTRAVRAAHPGIELVMTGQTYANVALARVADGSLDLGFVRLPVTAPGVSCRVIDEEELVCALPVDHPLAARAEIPLDALAGEPFVAFPANTGSTVRDAMTAACEAAGFHPRVVQEAPDSYTILALVAAGVGVTLTVTSVQHIQLGGLVYRPLAGPPIRRQAALAWRTDNPSTALHAVLAVAERALPTPAR, translated from the coding sequence ATGGAGCTGCGCCATCTCGCCGCGTTCCTCGCCGTGGCGGAGGAACTGCACTTCGGCCGCGCCGCCAAGCGGCTCCAGATGGCGCAGCCGCCGCTGAGCCAGCAGATCCGCCGCCTGGAGAGGGAGCTCGGCGTCCAGCTCTTCGAACGCAACACCCGCTCGGTGCGGCTCACCAGCGCCGGCGAGTCGTTCCTCCAGCCGGTGCGGACCGTGCTGGACGACCTGGACACGGCGGTACGGGCCGCGCGGGCCGCCGGACAGGGCGCGTACGGGCGGGTCCGTATCGGCTTCGCGGGCGCCTCCAGCCACGAGACCCTGCCGCTGCTCACCCGCGCGGTGCGCGCCGCCCACCCCGGGATCGAGCTGGTCATGACGGGGCAGACCTACGCCAACGTGGCCCTCGCCCGGGTCGCGGACGGCTCGCTCGACCTCGGGTTCGTCCGGCTGCCGGTGACGGCACCGGGCGTGAGCTGCCGGGTGATCGACGAGGAGGAGCTGGTCTGCGCGCTGCCCGTCGACCATCCGCTCGCCGCGCGTGCGGAGATCCCGCTCGACGCGCTGGCCGGGGAGCCGTTCGTCGCCTTCCCCGCCAACACCGGCTCCACCGTGCGCGACGCGATGACCGCGGCCTGCGAGGCGGCCGGGTTCCACCCGCGCGTGGTGCAGGAGGCGCCGGACTCGTACACCATCCTGGCGCTGGTCGCGGCGGGCGTCGGGGTCACGCTCACCGTCACCTCCGTCCAGCACATCCAGCTCGGCGGTCTCGTCTACCGCCCGCTCGCCGGGCCGCCGATCAGACGGCAGGCGGCGCTCGCCTGGCGGACGGACAACCCCTCGACCGCCCTGCACGCCGTGCTCGCCGTCGCGGAGCGGGCGCTGCCCACGCCGGCCCGCTGA
- a CDS encoding GAF domain-containing protein translates to MTKPVDAATPVERRLLQSIVEVARHVFGAAASSVFLIDPETGDLVFEAVAGEGDGQLVGTRFPAGTGIAGWVAASGQSMLVDDLRESRHFSGEAAASTGYVPDSIMAAPLFGDDECVGVLEVLDRGADGVREMADVELLGLLADQAAIGLELLTRLRAAGPDNRSDKALRLLEMAESLLAPTHG, encoded by the coding sequence ATGACGAAACCTGTTGACGCCGCGACGCCCGTGGAGCGCCGCCTGCTGCAATCCATCGTGGAAGTCGCGCGCCATGTCTTCGGCGCGGCGGCCTCCTCGGTCTTCCTCATCGATCCGGAGACCGGTGACCTGGTCTTCGAGGCCGTGGCCGGTGAGGGCGACGGACAGCTCGTCGGTACGCGCTTCCCGGCGGGCACCGGCATCGCCGGCTGGGTCGCCGCGTCGGGTCAGTCGATGCTCGTCGACGACCTGCGCGAGTCGCGGCACTTCTCGGGCGAGGCCGCGGCCTCCACCGGGTACGTCCCCGACAGCATCATGGCCGCCCCGCTGTTCGGCGACGACGAGTGCGTCGGCGTCCTGGAGGTGCTGGACCGGGGCGCCGACGGCGTACGGGAGATGGCGGACGTCGAACTCCTCGGTCTGCTGGCCGACCAGGCCGCCATCGGCCTGGAACTGCTCACCCGGCTGCGCGCCGCCGGTCCGGACAACCGTTCCGACAAGGCGCTGCGGCTCCTGGAGATGGCGGAATCGCTGCTGGCCCCGACCCATGGCTGA
- a CDS encoding S8 family serine peptidase, which yields MSDPPWRRPPRAYTPGVPAWGATREQAREGFSSIPMDSVSPEWAWGGADGSGVRVCVVDSGVEGGHPMAGPVDLSVTAVQDEDGEVAMVPCEPTDRAGHGTACAGVIRSVAPGVSVSSVQVLTDGKTGSGPALIAGLSWAIEQNFDVINLSLATTRPALTAQLHELADRAYFRRCALVVSAHNRPVPSYPWSFSSVISVASHDEDDPMTYYYNPAPPVEFHARGVRVPVAWPGGGTIRSTGNSFAAPHISGLCALILGKHPWLTPFQLKTVLFLCAGNTTGRLGGAHDETC from the coding sequence ATGAGCGATCCGCCCTGGAGACGGCCTCCACGGGCCTACACGCCGGGTGTCCCGGCCTGGGGCGCGACCCGGGAACAGGCGCGGGAGGGGTTCTCGTCCATCCCGATGGACTCGGTCTCGCCCGAGTGGGCCTGGGGCGGCGCCGACGGTTCCGGGGTCCGGGTGTGCGTCGTGGACAGCGGGGTCGAGGGCGGCCATCCGATGGCCGGCCCGGTCGACCTCTCGGTGACGGCCGTCCAGGACGAGGACGGCGAGGTGGCGATGGTGCCGTGCGAGCCCACTGACCGCGCCGGACACGGCACCGCCTGCGCCGGGGTGATCCGGTCCGTCGCGCCGGGGGTCTCGGTCTCGTCCGTCCAGGTGCTGACCGACGGCAAGACCGGCAGCGGCCCGGCCCTGATCGCCGGGCTCTCCTGGGCCATCGAGCAGAACTTCGACGTCATCAACCTGAGCCTGGCGACGACCCGGCCCGCCCTGACCGCGCAGCTCCACGAGCTCGCCGACCGGGCCTACTTCCGCCGGTGCGCGCTCGTCGTCTCCGCGCACAACCGGCCGGTGCCCAGCTACCCCTGGTCGTTCTCCTCGGTGATCTCCGTCGCGAGCCACGACGAGGACGACCCGATGACGTACTACTACAACCCCGCGCCGCCCGTGGAGTTCCACGCGCGCGGCGTACGCGTGCCCGTGGCGTGGCCCGGTGGCGGCACCATCCGCTCGACCGGCAACAGCTTCGCCGCGCCGCACATCTCGGGCCTGTGCGCGCTGATCCTCGGCAAGCACCCCTGGCTCACACCGTTCCAGCTGAAGACGGTGCTGTTCCTCTGCGCCGGGAACACCACCGGTCGACTTGGAGGTGCGCATGACGAAACCTGTTGA
- a CDS encoding AAA family ATPase: MPDGARFCPECGTPVVAGAPSSDSRRIVTALFIDLVGSTVLAETLDPEALRRTMDRYYRACTTAVTEHGGVVEKFIGDAVMAVFGAFVTHEDDALHAVRAACAVRESVAAVATAPGVRLDIHCGIASGEAVVAGVLGGAARVVGDVVHTAARLQSHAGPHEILIGEETAGLVGGRVRMEAVAPLRVKGKREPVAARRVVSVLDATGREDLVPLVGRDGELRSLLAEFAEIRDERRSGPVSVAGPPGIGKSRLVREFLGRVGEEAVVLRAGCQAYGAGLAHRPLAEAVWSLPGGWEQAQRALETLRPSADRALTALAVALGIRTGNGLPVSVDEIGWAFRRLLEALGRDAPVVLVLEDFQWAQPTLTGMVADLAEGARDTPLLIIRVARAETGGAVPAGDLALRLDALPPAQTERLVALLADRAEVVAQEAVATDEELSRVVRECDGNPLFAELLLENLAGPRSVDRGVPTSIRVLLTAWLDRLPATDRAVLERAAGVGGSFTAEDVRALADDEPALAGGVLDDALGRLLRARVIHPYGPPGAYRFTRALARDTLYEMTSKARRADWHTVLADRLDGRAPDPAAEGDLAHHLESACRLLSEADPGDPGLPALTGRAARALVATGYRALHRRDLPAAVSLMERGRALTPDGDPQHRVLAARITDAYAALGRWDSARRAVAEAERGNADDIPTRDTCAILRQLIALRSGGPEPAGAPYAPGAGYAAPGAADDLSWCRLHQLSSLRSFAEGRIGAAEGAMRDALSRAHGLGDTYEGNRILASICELTQWSPTPLGQAIALCEDLVRRFDGDRSLLVPVLLTRARHLALSDRVDAAREDIALVRVHCDDLALALGTLAAGQTAGLVESLAGAHLPAAAHYTAAADGLAALGQTRTAATLRLYAARERFRAGADDLLDAAELTEPPADPPAETRTRAVRLALRARVRARAGAYREAVGDAERATAVLDGTDDPCLIGEVWSEAALVLEAAGEPERARRAAGRALAALTAKEAVLPARTVRAWLAELEEKR; the protein is encoded by the coding sequence GTGCCGGACGGAGCCCGGTTCTGCCCCGAGTGCGGCACACCGGTGGTCGCGGGGGCGCCTTCGTCGGACAGCCGCAGAATCGTCACGGCACTCTTCATCGACCTCGTCGGCTCGACCGTGCTCGCCGAGACGCTGGACCCCGAGGCGCTGCGGCGCACGATGGACCGGTACTACCGCGCCTGCACCACGGCGGTCACCGAACACGGCGGAGTGGTCGAGAAGTTCATCGGTGACGCCGTGATGGCCGTCTTCGGCGCGTTCGTCACCCATGAGGACGACGCGCTGCACGCGGTCCGCGCCGCGTGCGCCGTGCGCGAGTCCGTGGCGGCCGTCGCGACCGCTCCCGGGGTGCGGCTGGACATCCACTGCGGGATCGCCTCGGGAGAGGCCGTGGTGGCGGGGGTGCTCGGCGGCGCGGCCCGGGTGGTCGGGGACGTCGTGCACACCGCCGCCCGCCTCCAGTCGCACGCCGGGCCGCACGAGATCCTGATCGGTGAGGAAACGGCCGGGCTGGTCGGCGGCCGGGTCCGCATGGAGGCCGTCGCCCCGCTGCGGGTGAAGGGCAAGCGCGAACCGGTCGCCGCCCGGCGGGTGGTGTCCGTCCTCGACGCGACGGGCCGCGAGGACCTGGTGCCGCTCGTCGGACGCGACGGCGAACTGCGGTCGCTGCTGGCGGAGTTCGCGGAGATCCGGGACGAGCGGCGCAGCGGCCCGGTCTCGGTCGCCGGTCCCCCGGGCATCGGGAAGTCGCGCCTGGTGCGGGAGTTCCTGGGCCGCGTCGGGGAGGAGGCCGTCGTCCTGCGCGCCGGCTGCCAGGCGTACGGTGCCGGGCTCGCCCACCGTCCGCTGGCCGAGGCGGTCTGGTCGCTGCCCGGCGGCTGGGAACAGGCGCAACGGGCGCTGGAGACGCTGCGCCCGAGCGCGGACCGCGCCCTCACCGCGCTCGCCGTCGCCCTGGGCATCCGCACCGGGAACGGACTGCCGGTGAGCGTCGACGAGATCGGGTGGGCGTTCCGGCGGCTTCTGGAGGCCCTGGGCCGCGACGCCCCGGTGGTCCTGGTCCTGGAGGACTTCCAGTGGGCGCAGCCGACCCTCACCGGCATGGTCGCCGATCTCGCCGAGGGCGCCCGGGACACCCCGCTGCTGATCATCCGCGTGGCGCGCGCCGAGACGGGTGGCGCGGTGCCGGCCGGGGACCTCGCGCTGCGTCTCGACGCGCTGCCGCCCGCGCAGACCGAGCGGCTGGTGGCCCTGCTCGCGGACCGGGCGGAGGTCGTGGCGCAGGAGGCGGTCGCCACCGACGAGGAGCTGTCCCGGGTCGTCCGGGAGTGCGACGGCAATCCGCTGTTCGCCGAACTGCTGCTGGAGAACCTGGCCGGTCCCCGGTCGGTGGACCGGGGCGTCCCCACCTCGATCCGGGTCCTGCTGACCGCCTGGCTGGACCGGCTGCCCGCCACCGACCGGGCCGTGCTGGAGCGGGCGGCGGGGGTGGGCGGGTCGTTCACCGCCGAGGACGTGCGCGCGCTCGCCGACGACGAGCCGGCACTGGCGGGCGGGGTCCTGGACGACGCCCTGGGCCGGCTGCTGCGCGCCCGGGTGATCCACCCGTACGGGCCGCCCGGCGCCTACCGGTTCACCCGCGCGCTGGCCCGGGACACCTTGTACGAGATGACCTCGAAGGCCCGGCGCGCGGACTGGCACACCGTGCTCGCCGACCGGCTCGACGGGCGGGCGCCGGACCCGGCCGCCGAGGGCGACCTCGCCCACCACCTGGAGTCCGCGTGCCGGCTGCTGTCCGAGGCGGACCCGGGCGATCCCGGGCTGCCCGCGCTGACCGGCCGCGCGGCCCGCGCCCTGGTGGCCACCGGGTACCGGGCGCTGCACCGCCGCGATCTGCCCGCCGCCGTCTCGCTGATGGAACGCGGACGCGCCCTCACCCCGGACGGCGACCCCCAGCACCGGGTGCTGGCCGCCCGTATCACCGACGCGTATGCCGCGCTGGGCCGTTGGGACAGCGCCCGGCGGGCCGTGGCCGAGGCGGAGCGCGGGAACGCGGACGACATCCCGACCCGGGACACCTGCGCCATCCTGCGGCAGCTGATCGCCCTGCGCTCGGGCGGACCGGAGCCCGCCGGCGCTCCGTACGCCCCGGGTGCCGGATATGCCGCGCCCGGCGCGGCGGACGACCTGAGCTGGTGCAGGCTGCACCAGCTGTCCTCGCTGCGGAGCTTCGCCGAGGGCCGGATCGGCGCGGCGGAGGGCGCCATGCGCGACGCGCTCTCCCGGGCGCACGGGCTCGGCGACACCTATGAGGGCAACCGCATCCTGGCGTCGATCTGCGAGCTGACGCAGTGGTCGCCGACCCCGCTCGGGCAGGCCATCGCGCTCTGCGAGGACCTGGTCCGGCGGTTCGACGGCGACCGGAGCCTGCTCGTGCCGGTCCTGCTGACCCGGGCGCGGCATCTGGCCCTGTCGGACCGGGTGGACGCGGCCCGCGAGGACATCGCGCTGGTCCGCGTCCACTGCGACGACCTCGCGCTGGCCCTCGGCACCCTGGCGGCCGGCCAGACTGCGGGGCTCGTCGAGTCCCTGGCCGGTGCGCATCTGCCGGCCGCCGCCCACTACACCGCGGCGGCCGACGGGCTCGCCGCGCTGGGGCAGACCCGGACGGCGGCCACCCTGCGGCTGTACGCGGCCCGCGAACGGTTCCGCGCCGGGGCCGACGACCTCCTCGACGCGGCCGAACTCACCGAGCCGCCCGCGGACCCGCCGGCGGAGACGCGGACCCGGGCCGTCCGGCTGGCCCTGCGGGCGCGGGTCCGGGCGCGGGCCGGGGCGTACCGGGAGGCGGTCGGGGACGCCGAGCGCGCCACCGCCGTCCTGGACGGCACCGACGACCCGTGCCTCATCGGTGAGGTCTGGTCCGAGGCGGCCCTGGTGCTGGAGGCCGCCGGTGAACCGGAGCGTGCCCGGCGCGCGGCCGGACGTGCGCTGGCCGCGCTGACGGCGAAGGAGGCCGTGCTCCCCGCCCGGACGGTACGGGCGTGGCTGGCCGAGCTGGAGGAGAAGCGATGA